One window of the Herbiconiux sp. L3-i23 genome contains the following:
- a CDS encoding GH1 family beta-glucosidase → MTGRFPEDFLFGASTSAHQIEGSHDVDGRGESVWDVFARTPGAIEGGGDASVATDSYRRWRDDIDLLSELGLGAYRFSVGWSRIVPDGRGRVETRGLDHYERVVDTLLDRGIAPVLTLNHWDMPQALMADGGWISRGAVDAFAEFTTAVAERLADRVDWWITQNEPWIIQLLGYQLGLHAPGIADHRSAVTAGHHVLLAHGVGADILHGYERPKVGSALSLFPCDPATDTEADREAAWGSDGYVNRWYLEPLLGSVYPADMRAHWERAIGGDLDFIRDSDEQAIGGRSDFLGVNYYTRRVMAAAPANPFPWRVVGPSGDVARTDEGWEVAPDSFRDLLIRLSRDYPGVPLLITENGAVSGESPTHDGRVHDVRRIAYLRSHLNAVHEAIAAGADVRGYLHWSLLDNFEWSLGYRPRFGLVHVDYPTGRRTIKDSGRHYADIVRARSLDVPLPEAPSADTGAVE, encoded by the coding sequence GTGACCGGTCGTTTCCCGGAGGATTTCCTGTTCGGGGCGTCGACCTCGGCGCACCAGATCGAGGGATCGCACGACGTCGACGGGCGCGGCGAGTCCGTCTGGGACGTCTTCGCCCGCACCCCCGGCGCCATCGAAGGCGGCGGCGACGCGTCCGTCGCGACCGACTCCTACCGACGCTGGCGCGACGACATCGACCTGCTGAGCGAGCTCGGCCTCGGCGCCTACCGGTTCTCGGTCGGCTGGTCCCGCATCGTCCCCGACGGGCGCGGTCGGGTCGAGACCCGGGGGCTCGACCATTACGAGCGGGTCGTCGACACCCTGCTCGACCGCGGCATCGCGCCCGTGCTCACCCTCAATCACTGGGATATGCCCCAGGCTCTGATGGCCGACGGGGGCTGGATCTCCCGGGGCGCGGTCGACGCCTTCGCCGAGTTCACGACCGCGGTCGCCGAGCGTCTCGCCGACCGCGTCGACTGGTGGATCACCCAGAACGAGCCGTGGATCATCCAGCTCCTCGGCTACCAGCTCGGCCTGCACGCGCCGGGCATCGCCGACCACCGCTCCGCCGTGACGGCGGGCCATCACGTGCTCCTCGCCCACGGGGTCGGCGCCGACATCCTGCACGGATACGAGCGTCCGAAGGTCGGTAGCGCGCTCAGCCTGTTCCCCTGCGATCCGGCGACCGATACCGAGGCCGACCGTGAGGCCGCCTGGGGCTCCGACGGCTACGTCAACCGCTGGTACCTCGAGCCGCTGCTCGGCTCCGTATATCCGGCGGACATGCGCGCGCACTGGGAGAGGGCGATCGGCGGCGACCTCGACTTCATCCGCGACAGCGACGAGCAGGCGATCGGCGGTCGCAGCGACTTCCTCGGCGTCAACTACTACACCCGCCGGGTGATGGCGGCGGCGCCCGCGAACCCGTTCCCGTGGAGGGTCGTCGGCCCGTCCGGGGATGTCGCGCGCACGGACGAGGGCTGGGAGGTCGCGCCCGACTCGTTCCGCGATCTGCTCATCCGTCTGAGCCGCGACTATCCGGGAGTGCCGCTGCTCATCACCGAGAACGGCGCCGTCTCGGGCGAATCGCCGACCCACGACGGGCGGGTCCACGACGTGCGACGCATCGCCTACCTGCGCTCGCACCTGAACGCCGTTCACGAGGCGATCGCGGCCGGGGCCGACGTGCGCGGGTACCTGCACTGGTCGCTGCTCGACAACTTCGAGTGGTCGCTCGGCTACCGTCCGCGGTTCGGGCTGGTGCACGTCGACTATCCGACGGGTCGCCGCACGATCAAGGATTCCGGCCGGCACTACGCCGACATCGTCCGGGCTCGGTCGCTCGACGTGCCGCTCCCCGAGGCTCCGTCGGCCGACACGGGCGCGGTCGAATGA
- a CDS encoding FAD-dependent oxidoreductase — MSAPVDVLVYAATSAGVCAAVAAAETGASVRLLEPGSHVGGMTSGGLGYTDVGDVRVLGGFATRFRDAVARHYGVAAGLYAGPEPHVAERIFLEWLERAGVDVVFGAELAAVEVHDGRIASLETVAGEQHVARTFVDASYEGDLLAGAGVPSAVGREDRTLHGESFAGRREIVPGMHVFPDWISPFAGDPDGRREGPLLAQIKPDPMAEVGAGDGGVMSFGYRMCLTTAKDRIPFFRPDGYDEEYWELGRRLFAHWERTGTTPPAGRLVGLEENLPGGKADGNSLGPFSLSVLDGSAWEYPLASRERRAELVRHHRDHAAGFLWFLASDDAVPESVRSEISRWGLPADEFADTGHLPHQLYVREARRMQSDTVLTEHDLRDGRIPDDTVALGSYHLDIREVQRTWRWVHEHPAPVAMVATEGYLSVPVPRYGIPYRALTPPRDACSNLLVAVCVSASHVAFSSIRMEVQFQMLGHAAGAAAAMAAAGDADVQSIDVAALRSRLAEDGQVLSA; from the coding sequence ATGAGCGCTCCCGTCGACGTCCTCGTCTACGCCGCCACCTCGGCCGGGGTGTGCGCCGCCGTCGCGGCCGCCGAAACCGGCGCGAGCGTGCGCCTCCTCGAACCCGGCAGCCACGTCGGCGGGATGACCTCGGGCGGGCTCGGCTACACCGACGTCGGCGACGTGCGGGTGCTCGGCGGGTTCGCGACCCGGTTCCGCGACGCCGTCGCTCGTCACTACGGGGTCGCCGCCGGTCTCTACGCCGGCCCGGAACCGCACGTCGCGGAGCGGATCTTCCTCGAGTGGCTCGAACGCGCGGGGGTCGACGTCGTGTTCGGCGCGGAGCTCGCCGCCGTCGAGGTGCACGACGGACGGATCGCCTCCCTCGAGACGGTGGCCGGCGAGCAGCATGTCGCCCGAACCTTCGTCGACGCGTCCTACGAGGGCGACCTGCTCGCCGGTGCGGGCGTGCCCTCCGCCGTCGGGCGGGAGGACCGCACGCTGCACGGCGAGAGCTTCGCGGGGCGGCGCGAGATCGTCCCCGGCATGCACGTCTTCCCCGACTGGATCTCCCCGTTCGCCGGTGACCCCGATGGACGCCGCGAGGGGCCCCTTCTCGCCCAGATCAAGCCGGACCCCATGGCCGAGGTCGGCGCCGGCGACGGCGGCGTCATGTCGTTCGGCTACCGGATGTGCCTCACCACAGCGAAGGACCGCATCCCCTTCTTCCGTCCCGACGGCTATGACGAGGAGTACTGGGAGCTCGGCCGCCGCCTCTTCGCCCACTGGGAGCGCACCGGCACCACCCCGCCCGCGGGCCGACTGGTCGGCCTCGAGGAGAACCTGCCCGGAGGCAAGGCCGACGGCAACTCGCTCGGCCCCTTCTCGCTGAGCGTGCTCGACGGATCGGCGTGGGAGTACCCGCTGGCCTCGCGGGAGCGTCGCGCGGAACTCGTGCGGCACCACCGCGACCATGCGGCCGGCTTCCTCTGGTTCCTCGCCAGCGACGACGCGGTCCCCGAGTCCGTGCGCTCCGAGATCTCGCGGTGGGGCCTCCCGGCGGACGAGTTCGCCGATACCGGCCACCTACCGCACCAGCTCTACGTGCGCGAGGCGCGGCGCATGCAGAGCGACACGGTGCTCACCGAACACGACCTCAGGGACGGGCGCATCCCCGACGACACGGTTGCGCTCGGCTCGTACCACCTCGACATCCGCGAGGTGCAGCGCACCTGGCGGTGGGTGCACGAGCATCCCGCACCCGTCGCGATGGTGGCGACCGAGGGGTACCTGTCGGTGCCCGTCCCTCGCTATGGCATCCCCTACCGCGCGCTCACCCCACCGCGTGACGCGTGCTCGAATCTGCTCGTCGCGGTCTGCGTGAGCGCCTCGCACGTGGCGTTCTCGTCGATCCGTATGGAGGTGCAGTTCCAGATGCTCGGGCACGCCGCCGGTGCGGCCGCGGCCATGGCCGCCGCGGGCGACGCCGATGTCCAGAGCATCGACGTCGCCGCGCTCCGCTCCCGACTCGCCGAAGACGGTCAGGTGCTGAGCGCCTGA